The DNA sequence GACGCCGACCTGCGTGCCCCCGCGCCGGGCCCGGTTCACGGCCTGCCGCAGACCCCGGACGGCCCGGCCCTCCAGGCTGAACGCGTCGACGTCCAGGACCGCCTCGTCGCCGACCTCCAGGACCTGCAGCCCCGCCCGGTGGTAGACGGCGGCCCCGGCCTCGGAGGCACCGACGACGGCGGGACGCCAGGCGTGCGCGGCCAGCTGCTCGCGCCACGCCTCGACGGCCGCGGGCCACGACGTCTCGTTCCCGACGGGGTCGCCGCTGGCGACGCTGACGCCCCCGACGACGCGGTGGACGACCGCGGCGCGCCCGTTCGGGGCGAACACGGCCGTCTTGTCCCGGCGCAGGTTGAAGTACCCCAGGGCGTCGCCCTCGCCCTCGGTGGCCAGCAGCCGGCGCAGGGGTTCCTCCGCCGCGCCCAGGGCCGCGGGATCGGCGGCGGGACGGAACAGGAACCACGTGACGAGGAGCACCAGGACGGTCCCGGCGGAGTTCAGGACGACGTCGACCCAGCCGGGCACGAGGACCCCGTCGGGGAAGATGACGAAGGTGTCGACGGACACGAGGGTTCCCGCGGCGGCGTACCAGAGCCGGCTCAGGACGTTCCCGGCGCTCTCCTGCGTCGCGACCACGAACCCCGTGCCGATCGCCAGCCAGACCAGGCTCGCCCCGCCGCCGATCCGCAGGGCCTGGCGCACCCCCAGCCGCGACGGCAGGACCGTGAACTCGCGCCGGGACACCACCAGGAGCACGAGGAGCAGGCACTGCACGGTGAGGAACCCGTGCGCGGGGAACGCGTCGACCAGGCTCCACACGACGTTGCAGACGGCGTTCAGGCCGGTCACGACGACCGCCGTCCACCAGGCCGCCCGCTTGCGCTGCGCGAGGGAGTGCGCCAGCAGCAGCAGGACCGTCCCGTAGCCGAAGCTGGGCCAGCTCGTGGCGAAGACGACGTCGGCCACCAGCGGCGGCGCCGACTGCGCGCGGTCGGACAGGGGCGCGTGGACCGCCATCGCGATGGACGCCAGTCCCGACAGCAGGAAGACCCACGTGCCGGCCGAGGCCAGGAGGCGGGGCAGCCGGCCGCCGCGGGGCTCCGGCTCGTGGCCCGTCCGGGTCCGCACCGGCTCCGCCGATCGCACCACGCCCACGTTCCCGCCCACGGCCACCGTCTCCTCGCGCTCCCGTGAGGACGCCCGGCGGCGACCTCCGGTACCCGATCGTGCCGGTCACGACCCACGGCGGGCATCCGCCCGCGGTACCGGACGACGACGTGCGCCACCCCTACCCACGGAGGTCGCAGGTCATCCCGGGGTAGTACCCCGGGAGGGGGTCAGGCGCCCGCGCGCAGCTCGCGCAGGTCGGCCGTGCCGTCGGAACGGCCCACGACGACGGCGTCGGCCATCTGCACGAACAGCCCGTTCTCCACGACGCCGGGGATCTGGTTGAGCGCCAGCGCCAGCGCCGGCGCGTCCCGGACGGCCCCCAGCTCGACGTCCAGCAGGTAGTTGCCGGAGTCGGTGAGCACGAGCTCCCCGTCGCGCCGGCGCCGCTCGAGGTCGGCGACCTCGTACCCGTGCTCCCGCAGCAGGCGGGCCACGAGCCGCGTCGTGCTCGACCAGCCGAAGGGCAGGACCTCGATCGGCAGGGGGAACCGGCCAAGCGTGGTCACGATCTTGCTCTCGTCGGTGACGATCACCGTGCGGCGCGAGGCGCGGGAGATGATCTTCTCTCGCAGCAGGGCCGCGCCGCCGCCCTTGATCATGTCGCCGTTCCCGTCCAGCTCGTCGGCGCCGTCGACCGTGAGGTCCAGCTCGGGGTCGGTCTCCAGGTCGGTGAGCCGCACCCCCACGCTCAGGGCGAGGTCGCGCGTGGACGTCGACGTGGGGACCCCCACGACGTCGAGGCCGTCGGCGACGCGCTCGGCCAGGGCCCGGACGAAGAAGTGCGCGGTCGAGCCCGACCCCAGCCCCAGCGTCATCCCGTCCCGGCACAGCTCGACGGCCCGGCGGGCGGCGGCCTGCTTGGCCAGGTCCTGGGCGCTGGTGGTGGTCATGCGGTCCCTCCGAGGTGGTCGGCAGCTCGACACGGCAGCGGGCACCGCCCGGTCGGCTCCATGGTCCACGGTTCACCGCGCGCACCGCGCACGGGGGGTCGCCCGCGCAGGCCCCGCGTAGGGTCGCCCGGATGACCGCACCCGCTCTCGTGGCCACCTGCTGGACGACCGCCGGCACGGCCCGCCCGCTGGACGCCTCTGAGGTGGCGTCGTACTCCCCCCTCGAACGCGTCCGTGCCGTGGCCGACGGCGGCTGGACGGGGCTGGGGTTCGCCCACGAGGACCTCGAGCGGATCCGCGCGACGACGGGTTTCGCGGTCATCGCCGCGGCCGCCCGGGACGCCGGCCTCACCCACGTCGAGGTCGAACTGGTGACGGACTGGTGGAAGCCGGAGGAGTCCTGGCGGCCCCGCTGGGAACTGCTGCTGGAGGCCGCGCAGGCGTTCGGTTCGCCCTTCGTCAAGGCGGGCACGGAGTTCAGCGCCCCGTGGGCTGACCTGTCGCCGCTGGTGGACCCGTTGCGCCGCCTGGCGATCGAGGCCGCCGACCACGGGACGCGGGTCGCGCTGGAACCCCTGCCGTTCTCGATGGTCGGCTCGGTCCCCGCCGGGGCCGACCTCGTGCGCGCCGTCGACCACCCCGGCGCCGGGCTGGCCGTGGACCTGTGGCACGTGGTCCGCGCGGGCACCACGCTGGCCGAGCTCGAGCAGTGCCTGACGGCCGACCTGGTCGCGGCCGTGGAACTCGACGACGCCGACGCCGACCCCGTGGGCACGCTGTTCGAGGACACCCGGGACCGCCGGCGCTACTGCGGCGAGGGCGCGCAGGACGTCCGCGGTTTCGTCGAGGTCCTGCGCCGGCTGGGTTTCCCGGGCCCGTGGGGCGTGGAGATCCTGTCCGACGAGCACCGCGGCCTGGACCTGACGGCAGGGCTGGCCCGCGCCCGGCGGACGGCGCTGAGCTGCTTCTAGGGCTCGCGCCAGCCCTGGCCCCAGACCCGGGCCGCGCGCAGGAACTCCTGCAGCACCGGCGGCTGGGCGTACACCGCGTAGGTGTTGCGGCCCAGCGTGAGCGCCACGGCGACGTCCGGCACGTCCACCGCGAAGGCCCGCAGGTCCCGGACGAGGTGCTCGGGGAGGAACTCGGCCGGGCCCAGGGTGAGGAGGTCCTCGCGGAGGGCGGGGGCGAGCTGACGCCACCAGGACGCCACGGCGTCTGTCTGTTGCTGCACACCAAGGGTCTCGACCGGTCCGCACCGCACCTCGACCGCTCGTCACCCGGCTGGGGGTAGTGCACCACCCACCTGGCCCGCCCACCGCACCCGGCACCGGCCCGCCCGGGTCCGCCCGGTGCGCGAGGGCCTCCGGTCCCGTCCCGGCACGCAGACCGCCGCTCTCCCTACCCCCCGCCGCGCTGCCCCGCCAGCTCCTGCACGAACCGGGCGATGGACCCGTCCAGGTCGGCGCGCTCGAGCGCGCGCGGGTCCGCGTTGCTGGCCCGCACCTCCAGCACGGGGATCCCCTGCTCCTGCAGCGCCAGGGTGATGAACCGGGCCCCGGCGACGTCGTCGGCCACCAGGTGCACGACGCCGTCGACGCCGTGGGTGCGCGCCTCCCGCACGTACCACTGCGGGGCCAGCAGCGGGGAGTACAGCAGGTCGGTCACGCCGACGAACCGGGCCGCGAGCGCCTCGACCGGGTCGTCGCCGTAGCGGACGTAGCCGTCGGCGGCGATGGCCAGGTACATCGACCACACGAAGACCGCGCCGAACTCCTCCTCGAACCGGCGGTAGAGCGCGGTATCGCCCCACAGGCCGCGCCCGACCCACATGAGCCGGACCCGCTCGTCGGGCACGACGGCGGTGCCCGCCGCGACGAGGGCCTCGACCTCGTCGTGCAGGGCCCGGGCGGCGTCGCGGCCCCAGGGGCTGCCCCGGTGCCACTGCGGGACCATGACGGCGGGGATGGTGTCGCTGACCCGGACCGGCGTGGGCCGGGCCTGGGCGATCAGGTCGCGGGTGCGCATGTTCCACTCCTCCTGCTCGTTGACGAGGTCCATCACCTCCCGCAGCCGGTCCAGGTCGAAGGTGCGGCCGGTGCGTTCCTCCAGGAAGGCGATGAGCTGACGGTTCTCCTCGGCCATGAGCGCGATCCGGTCGGCGCCGAAGACGCGCTCCCAGTCGTGGGCCACGAGGTCCCACCAGCGCTCGGGGGCCGGGACGGCGGCGGTGCGCTCGTACGGGAAGAACGCCGTGCCGGGCTCGTCGGTCCACGCCTCGAACGCCTTGCCGGTGGCGTCACCGCTCAGCTCGGCGATGACGATGCCCGGCTTCGGCAGCCCGCCCCACAGGGCGTCCTGGTCGGCGACGCCGCGCGAGCCGAGCGCGAGGACGTCGTACTGGCGGCTGTCGTCGGGGTGGCCCAGCCCGGCCACCACCGCCAGGCTCTCCTGCGCGAGCTGCTTGGCGGTGACGATCGAGGCCCACCACTGGTTCACGACGTAGGGCACGTCCATCGCGCGCAGGACCTCCTGCGGGGCGTCGGCGTTGACCAGGGCGACGGCCTCCCCGGCGGCGGCACGCTCGCGCAGGTCGGCGAACCACGCGCGCTGGTGGGCGAGGGCAGCGGTGGTCGCCGCGAGCCGGCCCGCCCCGCTCACGCCGACCGCCGGAGCACGGCGAGGGCGTCGAGCACCGCCTGCGGGTCGTCGGCGGCCGCACCCCGCACGAGCGCGGCGGGCACCCCGGCCGCGGCCCGCTGGCGCGAGTAGTCCCACGCGGGGGCGTCGTCGTGCTCGCGGACGACGGCCAGCAGCGCCCGGGCGCCGGTGCGCGCGACGCCGGCGGCGGTCGCCGCGGCGCGGGCGGCCATGGTCGAGGTGGCGGCGGCGGGGGCGCCGACGAGGCGGGCGCGGACGGCGACCTCGGCGGCGGCCTCTCGGGTGCGCGGCGCCGGGCCCGCCGGCGCGTCGGTGAGGACCGGGTCGCCCCAGTCGTGGTCCTCCCCGACCACGACGGCACCCGCGGACTCCAGGAGGCGGTAGAGGTCGTCGCCGACCGGTGCGCTGCCGGTCAGCCAGAGCGGCAGGCCGTCCGCGCGGCGCGGGACGGGCCGGGCCAGCGCGGCCTCGATCGCGGGGAGGGCCTCGGCCCCGGGGGCGCCTGCGGCGAGGCCGTAGGCGTGCAGGGCCACGGTGCCGCCGGGTCCGGCCGGGTGCGGGCGCCGGTCGTGCAGGTCCCGCAGGACGGCCGTGGTGCGCTGCTGCTGCGCCCACGCGTCCGCCAGGCTCCCCTCGTCGACCGCGCCGCCGGTCCAGGCCTCCACGGTCCGCAGCATCGAGAGCACCTGCTGCACGTTGAAGCGCACGGTGCTCTCGCGCGGCAGGTGGACCTGGTCGACCAGGTGGACCGGCAGGGTGGTCCGCCCGCGCCGGTGCAGCTCGTGCAGGACCGCGTGCAGGCGGACGGACCCCTCGCCGTCGTGGGCGATCAGCAGGCCGCGCAGGGGGTCCAGCTCCCCGGCGAGCACCGCGGCCGCGACGAGCAGCGCGGCGCGGTCGACCGCGCCGCCGAGGTGCTCGGCGGCCACGGCCACCTCGGCGGCCGCGCGCTCGCGCGGCGGGACCCGGAACGGTTCCCCGCCGGCCGCGGCGACGAGCGCGGCCGGCACGTCGCGGCCGACGACGCCGACGACCGGTGCGCCGCCCGCGGCCCGCTGCAGCGCGGCGGAGGTGCGGGTGGCGTAGCGCGCGGCGAGTCCGGTGAGGCCCCCGGGGGCGTCCACCGTGGAGCCGGGAGCGGCGTTCACAGGGCGCCTGCGGCGCGCAGGGCGGCGATCCGCTCGACGTCGTAGCCCAGGAGTTCGGACAGCACGCTGTCGGTGTGCTCGCCCAGCCAGGGCGCGGGCCGGTCCAGGGAGGTGCTGCTGCCGGACAGGACGATGGGCACGCCCGAGCCGTACAGCTCCGGCGCGACGCCGTACACGGGGTGCCGCAGCACCTCCACCTCCCCGCGCTGCAGGACCAGCGGGTCGCGGACGGCCTCGCCGGTGTCGCGCACGACCGCCGCGGGCACGCCCCGGGCCTCCAGCCTCGCCACGGCGTCGGCGACGTCCAGGCCGGCCGCCCAGTCGCGGATCAGGGCGTGCAGCTCGTCGGCGTGCCGCACCCGCATGTCCCGCACGGAGAAGCGGGGGTCGTCGGCGAGTTCGGGACGCCCGACGGCGGTGAGCAGGTTCCGGCTGAAGGCGTCGGTCGGCCCGCACAGCGCGAACCAGCCGTCGGTGCCCTCGAAGACCCCGAACGGCGCGAGCCGGGGCACGTAGGACCCGGTGCGCAGCGGCATGCCGACCTTCTCGAACGCGTCGAAGGGTTCGCAGGCGACCAGGGACGTCAGCGCGCCCAGCATCGAGACGTCGACGTGCTGACCCCGACCGGTGCGGTCGGCCTCCAGCAGCGCCGACAGCACGCCGATGACGCCGAACAGCGGCGCGACGAGGTCGGCGATGGGCAGCCCGAACCGGACCGGCGGGTCGCCCGGTTCGCCGGCGGTGAGCATGGTGCCGCTGAGGGCCTGGATGATGGTGTCCATCGCCTTGCCGCCGCCGGGCACGCCCTGGGCGCCGAAACCGCTGATGGAGGCGTAGACCAGGCGCGGGTTCAGCTCGTGCACGACGGGGAAGTCGATGCCGAGGCGGTGCGTCACCCCGGCGCTGAAGTTCTCGACGAGCACGTCGGCCTTCGTCACGAGTTCGCGGAACACGCGGGCCCCCTCGGGGGTCTTCAGGTTCAGCGTGACGCTCTCCTTGTTCCTGCCCCGCAGCATCATCGAGACCGACATGTCCTTGTCGCTGGTCCGCTGCGCCTGCAACCCCTCGGCGGAGTAGTAAGGGGCGTTGTTGCGGGAGCTGTCGCCACCGAGCTCGGGGTTCTCGACCTTGATGACCCGCGCGCCGAGCCCGGCCAGCAGCAGGGTCGCGTAGGGGCCGGACAGGGCCGTGGTGAGGTCCACGACGGTCTTGCCGGCCAGCGGGTGGGCCGTGTCGGGACGGTCGCTGCCGGGACGGTCGGTGTCGGTCATCGGGTGGCTCCTCGCTCGTACGGGACGTGCTGCTCGTCCTGCTCGTTCTGCTGGTGCGGTTCGCCCGGTCCGACGCGGACGACGTCGCCGTCGACGGTGAAACCGGTCGCGAAACCCTCGGCCCGCGTGGTGCGCCGGAGGTACTCCAGGACCGCCCGGCCGTCATCGGCCCCGCCCCACGGCACGGGTCGGGCCCGGCGGTCGATCCAGCAGGGCACGAACCCGGCGACCACGCGCCCGTCGTCGTGCACGTCGAGGACGGCGATGAGCGTGTTCCGGCTCTCGGGGTGGAACGGGTACCACGACGGCAGGTCGGGATCGGGCTCGAAACCGAACAGCCGGCGGCGCCGCAGGGCCCACCGGCGCTGCTCGGCCACGTCCCCGGCGGCGGGGGTGAGGGCGTCGGTGACGGTGACGAAGTTCCCGAGCCCGTGGAAGATCGGACGGCCCCGGTGCAGCTCGATCCCGCGCGCGACGTGGGCGTGGTGCCCGACGACGGCCGCGGCGCCCGCGTCCACCGCCGCGTGCGCGACCTCGGTCTCGTAGGCCGCGAGGTCGACGGGGGTGTGCACGAGGCCCTTGTGCAGGGCGACGACGAGGACGTCGACGGTGGCGGCGACCCGGCGGACCGTCTCCCGCATCCGCGCCAGGGTCTCCGCGTCGGCCCAGGTGTGCACGCTGGGCGGTCCGCCGGGGTTCGCCCCGACGGGTTCGTAGTGGGTGAGGACCCGTACGTACGCCGCGCCGGGGCGACGGCTGGTCGCCCAGCTGTCGGTGGGGCCCACGCAGTTGAAGGACAGCACCCCGACGGTGAGGCCGCCGACGCGGGCCAGGGCCGGGACCAGGGCGGCGTCGAGGTCGCCGCCCGCGCCGGTGGTCCGCATCCCGTGCTCGTGCGCGGCGGCGAGGGTCTGGGCGATGCCCTCGCCGCCGGCGTCGGCGATGTGGTTGCCCGCCAGGGTGAGGACGTCGAACCCTGCGCGGCGCACCGCGCCCAGGTGCGCCGGGTCCGCCGGTGGTGCCGGGACGTCCACGGTGGCGACGGTGGTCGTCCTGGCGTGCGGCACCTCCAGCTGGCCGACGGTGAGGTCGGCCGCGCGCAGGAACTCCCGGGCGGGGTCGAAGAAACCGTCGGGGTCGGGCCGGTCGACGACGAGGTCCCCGGTGAGGGCGATGCGGACCGGGCTCACGCGCGCACCGGGGGTTCGGCGACCCCGTTGAGCTCGTCGACGAACACCCGCACCTCGCGCACGAGCCGGTCGGCGGACTCGTCGCCCACCATGTGCCCCTCGTCCTCGAACAGGACGGCCTTGGCGCCGCGCACGTGCATGGCGGCGCGCAGCGCCGACTCCGGGGAGATGACCCCGTCTCGCATCCCGGCCAGGACCAGGACGGGCAGACGCAGGCCGCGGTAGACCTCGGCGAGTTCTTCGTCGGTCCGCGCCTCGGGGAACGGTTTGCCCTGGTTGATGCTCGCCTCGTCCTCGGGCCGGTCGGCGGCCTCCTGCGCAGCTTGGGCGAACCGCGCGCGCCGCGACTCCAGCCGGGCCGGGTCGTCGGTCCAGCCCGCGAGCTTCTCGAGCAGGGACGTGACGACCGCGGGGTCGTGGCGTTCGGCGATGAACCGGCGGCGGCCCTCGGAGGACTCCGTGCCCCCGGCCCGGTCGTGGGGGGTTCCGACGACGGACACGAGCGCCTTCAGCCGCTGCGGGTGGCGGCGGGCGAGGTGCCAGCCGATCCCGGCGCCGTGCGAGACACCGGTGTACAGGAACCGGTCGAGGCCGAGGCGGTCGGCGACGGCGCAGACGTCGTCGGCCCACTGGTCCAGCCAGCCGATCGCGGGGGGTTCGGCCGGGTGGGTGGACCGGCCGAAACCCCGGGCCTGGATCGTGTAGACGTGGTACCCGGTGGGCGGGTCGGCGAGGACCTGCGGGTAGGCCCCGGCCGTGAAACCCATGGCGCAGGACAGCACCACCTCGTCCCCGGAGCCGAACTCCTCGTACCACAGCTCACCGTCGCCGACGTCGATCGTGGGCATTCCTCAGTCCTTCCGTTCTGCGAGTTGCTGCTCGGCCAGCGCCCGGCGCAGTTCCCGCCGGCGCTGCTGCTCGTCGGGGTCGGGCACGGGTGCGGCCGCGAGCAGCGCGCGGGTGTAGGGGTCTTGCGGGTCCTCGTGGACCCGTTGCGCCGGACCGTGTTCGACGATCCTTCCGGCCCGCAGCACCGCGACCTCATGGGCGACGTGCCGCACGACGCTCAGGTCGTGGGAGATGAACAGCAGGCTCAGCCCGAGGTCGCGCTGGACCTCGGTGAGCAGGTTCAGCACCTCGGCCTGCACGGACAGGTCCAGCGCGCTGACCGGTTCGTCGCACACGACCAGCCGCGGGGAGAGCATCAGTGCCCGGGCGATGGCGATGCGCTGGCGCTGGCCGCCGGAGAACTGCGCCGGGTACCGCAGCGCGGCGTCGGGCCCCAGGCCCACCCGCTGCAGCAGGGCGGCCGTGCGGTCCCGGACCTGCGCACGGGTCATGCGCTCGGCCGCGGGCAGGGTGGCGCACGGTTCGGCCAGGCTCGCGCCGATCGTCAGGGTCGGGTCCAGCGAGCTGTAGGGGTCCTGGAACACGACCTGGCGCCGGGCGCCGAGGGCGCGGCGCTCGGGGCGCGACAGGGTCGCGAGGTCGCGTCCCTCGAACTCGACGCTGCCCCCGGCGACGGGCACGAGCCCGAGGACGGCCCCGCCGATCGTCGACTTGCCCGAGCCGGACTCCCCGACCAGGCCCAGGGTCCGGCCGGGCGCGATGTCGAACCCGACCCCGTGCACGACGCGGGTGCGGCGCCGTCCGGTGCCGTAGTCGACGGCGAGGTCGCGCACCCGCAGCAGGGGTTCCCCGGGTTCCCGGAGTTCTCCGACTTCCCCGGTCACGAGGCGCTCACCGCCACCCGGTCGACGTGGACGCAACGGCTGGTCCGGTCGGCCCCCACCTCCAGCACCGGGACCGGCGCCGAGCGGCACCGGTCGGTGGCGAACGCGCAGCGCGCGGCGAAGCGGCACCCGACGGGCCACTGCCGCGGGGGCGGGACGACCCCGCCGATGGTGGGCAGCGGCCGGCCGGGGACGGCGTCGTGCGGGTTGGAGCGCAGCAGCGCCAGCGTGTACGGGTGGCGCGGGGCCGTGAAGGTCGCCCGGACGGGGGCGGACTCCACGACCTGCCCGGCGTACATCACGACGGCGCGCCCGCACAGGTCGGCGATGACGCCCCAGTCGTGGCTGACGAGCACGACCGCGGTCCCGGTGCGCTGCTGCAGGCTGCGCAGCAGGTCGAGGACCTCGGCCTGGACGGTGACGTCGAGCGCGGTGGTCGGCTCGTCGGCGATGAGCAGGCGGGGTTCACCGGCCAGGGCGATGGCGATGGCGACGCGCTGGGCCATGCCGCCGGAGATCTCGTGCGGGAACCGGCGCGCCACGGCGGGGTCGAGGCGGACGGCGCGCAGCAGGTCGGCCACCCGCTCCCGCACCTGCGGCCGGCTCAGGCGCCGGTGCGCGCGGGCCGCCTCGGCGATCTGGGCACCGACGCGGAACGAGGGGTCCAGGGAGACCATCGGCTCCTGGGAGATCATCGCGATGCCCGCGCCGCGGACCTCGCGCAGTTCCCGGTGCGACAGCCCGACGAGTTCGCGGCCCGCGAACCGGACGGACCCGGCCAGGACGCGCCCGTTCGCCCCGAGCAGGCCGAGCAGGGCCAGGGCGGTGACGGTCTTGCCGCTGCCGGACTCCCCCACGAGGCCGACGACCTCACCGGGCGCGACGTCCAGGTCGACGCCGTCGACGACGACGGTCTCGCGCCCGGGTTCGCCGAACCCGACCCGCAGGCCGCGCACGACGAGCAGCGCGTCGTCGGCGGAGCGGCCCGTGGGGGCGGGTTCCACCGCGGGTTCCACCGCGGGGGACCCGGCGGCGGGACGGCGCCGCGGTCCGGCCGCGCCGGCGAAGGTGAACCGCTCCTGGTTGGCGTCGCGCAGCGCGTCGGCCAGCAGGCACAGCGCGAGGGTGGTCAGCGCGATCACCCCGCCGGAGGGCACCAGCAACCAGGGGTCGACCTGGACGAGGGAGGCGGCCTCGGCCACCATCCCGCCCCAGGTGGGCGCGGGCGGGGGCGGCCCGAAGGACAGGAAGGCCAGACCGGTCTGGATGCCGAGGGTGGCGGCGGCGAACAGGCTGACCTGCACGAGCAGGACACCGCGCAGCTGCGGCAGGACGTGGCGCAGCACG is a window from the Kineococcus rhizosphaerae genome containing:
- a CDS encoding dipeptide/oligopeptide/nickel ABC transporter permease/ATP-binding protein, with protein sequence MTTTEPRRPASRPASRPASRPVSTGLWPRVLRKPLGVAAGVVLLVVVAASLAAPVLAPHDPLLQDLRVVRQGPGAQHWLGTDSLGRDVLSRLLFGGRQSLAGVLEAVAAMLVIAVPLGVLAGYVGGLLDRVVLRAVDVLLSIPGTIITLAVLAIFDGSMLVAMVSVGVLASGAFIRVFRSVVLGVRRELYVGAARVAGVGEARIVLRHVLPQLRGVLLVQVSLFAAATLGIQTGLAFLSFGPPPPAPTWGGMVAEAASLVQVDPWLLVPSGGVIALTTLALCLLADALRDANQERFTFAGAAGPRRRPAAGSPAVEPAVEPAPTGRSADDALLVVRGLRVGFGEPGRETVVVDGVDLDVAPGEVVGLVGESGSGKTVTALALLGLLGANGRVLAGSVRFAGRELVGLSHRELREVRGAGIAMISQEPMVSLDPSFRVGAQIAEAARAHRRLSRPQVRERVADLLRAVRLDPAVARRFPHEISGGMAQRVAIAIALAGEPRLLIADEPTTALDVTVQAEVLDLLRSLQQRTGTAVVLVSHDWGVIADLCGRAVVMYAGQVVESAPVRATFTAPRHPYTLALLRSNPHDAVPGRPLPTIGGVVPPPRQWPVGCRFAARCAFATDRCRSAPVPVLEVGADRTSRCVHVDRVAVSAS